The proteins below come from a single Tissierella sp. MB52-C2 genomic window:
- a CDS encoding NAD(P)H-hydrate epimerase, translating to MIDSIFGIGLTRKIEGIFREVISLINVYSNNILSVDIPSRLDGNIGEIIV from the coding sequence ATTATAGATTCAATATTTGGAATTGGATTAACACGAAAAATTGAAGGTATATTTAGAGAAGTGATTTCTTTAATCAACGTTTATTCAAATAATATTCTTTCAGTTGACATTCCCTCTAGATTAGATGGGAATATAGGAGAAATAATAGTGTAA
- a CDS encoding ABC transporter ATP-binding protein, protein MRILEAKGITMRFGGLTAVNNVDFHIDKGEIVSLIGPNGAGKTTFFNAITGIYEPTAGEVAFLGEKVKKSKPYEITKMGIGRTFQNIRLFSTMTVLENVMVGQYCRTSSNLLATILKSPKLIKEEKEVEEKVMDILEFLELTHLKDEIAVSLPYGYQRRVEIARALATEPKLILLDEPAAGMNSGEKVEMTNLIKKIRDRGNTILVIEHDMKLVMGISDRISVLEYGNKIAEGLPHEIQSNDRVIEAYLGKGGAK, encoded by the coding sequence GTAGATTTCCATATAGATAAAGGTGAAATAGTAAGTCTAATAGGACCAAATGGAGCGGGAAAAACTACTTTTTTCAATGCTATTACTGGAATATATGAGCCAACAGCAGGGGAAGTTGCATTTTTAGGAGAAAAGGTAAAGAAGTCTAAACCTTATGAAATAACAAAAATGGGTATAGGCAGAACGTTTCAAAATATAAGACTCTTTAGCACTATGACAGTTCTTGAAAATGTAATGGTAGGTCAATATTGTAGAACATCTTCAAATCTGCTGGCTACTATATTGAAATCTCCTAAACTTATAAAAGAGGAGAAAGAAGTTGAAGAGAAAGTAATGGATATTTTAGAATTCTTAGAGCTGACTCATTTGAAAGATGAAATAGCTGTAAGCCTTCCCTATGGTTATCAAAGAAGAGTAGAGATCGCCCGAGCGTTGGCGACAGAGCCTAAGCTAATCTTACTTGATGAACCGGCAGCAGGTATGAACTCAGGTGAAAAAGTTGAAATGACAAACCTTATAAAGAAAATTAGAGATAGAGGAAATACTATTTTAGTTATAGAACATGATATGAAACTTGTAATGGGTATATCCGATAGAATCTCTGTACTAGAATATGGAAATAAAATAGCAGAAGGATTACCACATGAAATACAAAGTAATGATAGAGTAATCGAAGCTTATCTAGGTAAAGGAGGTGCTAAGTAA
- a CDS encoding acyclic terpene utilization AtuA family protein — translation MKKIRIGCGAGCSFDRLEPAIELVEKGDIDYIVFECLAERTIANNQQQKLKDPSKGYTPMLEPRMRGILKQAKENEVKIVTNMGAANPSAAVDIILKVAKELNITNIKVAMVSGDDLTHNLEKYKSMVMWQSTKTLGELDAEIISANVYLGAEAIKEALDNGADIVITGRVADVALFVGPMMHEFGWTENDLHKIGQATLLGHLLECGGQVTGGYFADPGYKDVENLHILGHPIAEIDETGDFIVTKVKGSGGEVSPRTCKEQLLYEITDPACYITPNAMVDFTNVNFKQVEKDVVLVTGAVSKGVPDTYKVNIGYCDCYIGEGEVSFGGLNSLSRAKLCADIIEKRLEIVKANIDEYRVDYIGYNSLYKTNISDRFAPEEHSEIRLRISGRTKTYEDAMLISQELDYLYTNGPAGSSGVESRVRQVLSIGAMIIPKEDIATDITYWEV, via the coding sequence ATGAAAAAGATCAGAATAGGTTGTGGAGCAGGATGTTCCTTTGATAGACTGGAACCGGCAATAGAATTGGTGGAAAAGGGAGATATAGATTATATTGTATTTGAATGTCTTGCAGAAAGGACAATTGCAAATAATCAGCAACAAAAACTAAAGGATCCATCAAAGGGATATACTCCTATGCTTGAACCAAGAATGAGAGGGATTTTAAAGCAAGCAAAGGAAAATGAAGTAAAGATAGTTACTAATATGGGTGCGGCAAATCCTAGTGCCGCTGTTGATATTATATTAAAAGTCGCAAAAGAGTTGAATATTACTAATATTAAGGTTGCCATGGTTTCAGGAGATGATTTGACCCATAATTTAGAGAAGTACAAATCTATGGTCATGTGGCAAAGTACAAAAACTCTTGGTGAACTTGACGCTGAAATAATATCTGCAAACGTATATTTAGGAGCAGAAGCAATAAAAGAAGCACTTGATAATGGAGCGGATATTGTAATTACAGGACGTGTTGCAGATGTGGCATTATTTGTAGGACCTATGATGCATGAATTTGGCTGGACTGAAAATGATTTACATAAAATAGGACAAGCCACTTTACTAGGACATCTTTTAGAATGTGGAGGACAAGTTACAGGTGGATATTTTGCAGATCCAGGATATAAAGATGTGGAAAATCTTCATATTTTAGGCCATCCAATTGCTGAAATCGATGAAACTGGAGATTTTATAGTTACTAAGGTGAAGGGGTCAGGTGGAGAGGTATCTCCCCGTACATGTAAAGAGCAGTTGTTATATGAAATAACAGATCCAGCCTGCTATATTACTCCCAATGCCATGGTGGACTTTACTAATGTTAATTTTAAACAGGTTGAGAAGGATGTTGTACTTGTAACAGGAGCTGTGTCTAAAGGAGTGCCTGATACTTATAAAGTAAATATAGGATATTGTGATTGTTATATTGGAGAAGGGGAAGTAAGTTTTGGTGGTTTAAATTCACTTTCTCGTGCAAAATTGTGTGCCGATATAATTGAAAAACGATTAGAAATAGTAAAAGCAAATATAGATGAGTACAGAGTCGATTATATAGGTTATAACTCTTTGTATAAAACAAATATTTCAGATAGATTTGCACCGGAGGAACATAGCGAGATAAGACTTAGGATAAGTGGAAGAACAAAGACTTATGAAGATGCAATGCTTATATCCCAAGAATTAGATTATCTTTATACAAATGGGCCTGCAGGCTCTTCAGGAGTAGAATCTAGGGTGAGACAGGTATTATCCATTGGCGCAATGATTATTCCGAAGGAAGATATAGCTACTGATATAACTTATTGGGAGGTATAA
- a CDS encoding ABC transporter ATP-binding protein — MLKVEDLNVYYGGIHALQGLNFEIKKGEIITLIGSNGAGKTSTLRAISNLIKSQGSIKYKDEEISNLSAEKIVAKKLIHVPEGRRIFTALTVEENLLMGAYLRNDKDKIKEDLEFVYNMFPRLRERTKQYGGTLSGGEQQMLAIGRALLSAPELLMLDEPSMGLAPIVIEEIFESIKEINQKTGLTFLFVEQNANVALQTADRGYVIETGKILFTGDAKDLLHDDRVRKAYLGEA, encoded by the coding sequence ATGTTAAAGGTTGAAGATTTAAACGTATATTATGGTGGGATACATGCCTTACAAGGATTAAACTTTGAAATAAAAAAGGGAGAAATAATTACTTTAATTGGAAGTAATGGTGCAGGAAAGACCAGCACCCTAAGAGCCATATCTAACCTAATAAAGTCTCAAGGTAGTATAAAATATAAAGATGAAGAAATAAGTAATTTAAGTGCAGAAAAAATAGTAGCTAAAAAACTTATTCATGTTCCAGAGGGAAGAAGAATATTTACTGCCCTAACAGTAGAAGAAAACCTTTTAATGGGTGCTTATTTAAGAAATGATAAGGACAAAATAAAGGAAGACCTTGAGTTTGTATATAATATGTTCCCTAGATTAAGAGAAAGAACAAAACAATATGGTGGAACTCTAAGTGGTGGAGAACAGCAGATGTTAGCTATTGGAAGAGCATTGCTATCAGCTCCGGAACTACTAATGCTAGATGAACCTTCCATGGGATTAGCACCAATAGTTATTGAAGAGATATTTGAATCTATCAAAGAAATAAATCAAAAAACAGGACTAACATTTTTATTTGTGGAGCAAAATGCTAATGTTGCATTACAAACAGCAGATAGAGGCTATGTAATAGAAACAGGAAAAATTCTATTTACAGGAGATGCTAAGGATTTATTACATGATGACAGAGTAAGAAAAGCTTATTTAGGTGAAGCATAG
- a CDS encoding ABC transporter permease subunit produces MLKDERNIKNYMGTIIIIIAAFLIYTLATDVYNILDPVLFPGFLKIGPKFYDSMPKLLESLISSSKLLIPGYFGAAFSGILLGILIGTNPRLNKTLKPIIFALNPIPPSMMTPYLIAIMPTFYLSSVAVIFIGCFWPFLNGTINGIVLIDQKYLDNAKVLELRGYKKLFNVILPAAAPSILAGAGTALNFAFILLAIAEMFATNSGLGYFIQYYADFSDYARVIAGLLFMGCFIVIVMLLFEKLKKRILFWTLNENK; encoded by the coding sequence ATGTTAAAAGACGAAAGAAATATTAAAAATTATATGGGAACTATTATAATTATAATTGCAGCATTTTTAATTTATACACTTGCTACTGATGTTTATAATATTCTTGACCCAGTATTATTTCCTGGTTTCTTAAAAATTGGGCCTAAATTTTATGATTCTATGCCTAAATTATTGGAAAGCCTCATTAGTTCTTCAAAACTTCTGATACCGGGATATTTTGGTGCTGCTTTTTCTGGCATCTTATTAGGAATTTTAATAGGTACTAATCCAAGGCTGAACAAGACTCTAAAGCCAATCATATTTGCTCTTAATCCAATTCCACCATCTATGATGACTCCATATCTTATTGCTATTATGCCAACATTTTATTTGTCATCTGTGGCAGTTATATTTATAGGATGCTTTTGGCCCTTTTTAAATGGTACTATAAATGGAATAGTTCTAATAGATCAAAAATATTTGGATAATGCTAAAGTATTAGAATTAAGGGGATATAAAAAGCTATTTAATGTGATCTTGCCTGCCGCTGCCCCATCTATTTTAGCTGGAGCAGGAACAGCTTTAAACTTTGCATTTATTTTACTTGCAATAGCTGAAATGTTTGCAACGAATTCTGGACTTGGATATTTTATCCAATATTATGCAGATTTCTCAGATTATGCAAGGGTAATTGCTGGATTATTATTTATGGGATGCTTTATTGTCATCGTTATGCTTTTATTTGAGAAGTTAAAAAAGAGGATATTGTTTTGGACTCTTAACGAAAATAAATAA
- a CDS encoding ABC transporter substrate-binding protein: MGQRKIRFITLTLAILILAGVLAGCGSRGKDIGEDDTQVSETLGEKELSKIKVAYNPGTGNILGFIAIDKGIAAEEGIEMELVPFSNSTDALTALQSKKIDMAVSFGTAAPLTYVTNGADFTIFGGYLSGGMPVYAVSDLEYKGLESFVGKKVATARMYTPDIVWRGAMKEAGYDLENDVTILEFKKPSEVLEAVKSGNADIGIGTNSTYLQSLEAGLKTIAWSNEFWDPVHVCCRPVANTTWINENRDTVKAFLRSYIRAEKVLNEDPEYAVKLNMEYLELDEENARTMLLETNQVFDTDPKSNGIRYMWNRLIDMEYIDPADIDVNDHINIEIYKEALDELTAENPEESFYKELQDKFVNYNSEALD, encoded by the coding sequence ATGGGACAGAGGAAAATACGTTTTATTACATTAACACTTGCTATACTTATATTAGCAGGAGTTTTGGCTGGCTGCGGCAGTAGAGGAAAAGATATAGGAGAAGATGATACACAAGTATCAGAAACACTTGGAGAAAAAGAGTTGAGCAAGATAAAAGTTGCTTATAATCCTGGAACAGGAAATATCTTAGGATTTATTGCTATTGATAAGGGTATTGCTGCAGAGGAAGGCATTGAAATGGAGCTTGTTCCATTTTCTAACTCAACAGATGCATTAACAGCTCTACAATCAAAAAAGATTGATATGGCTGTTTCCTTTGGAACTGCTGCACCTCTTACATATGTTACAAATGGTGCAGATTTTACAATATTTGGAGGATATTTATCTGGAGGTATGCCTGTTTATGCCGTATCTGATTTAGAGTATAAGGGATTAGAATCATTTGTAGGTAAAAAAGTTGCTACAGCAAGAATGTATACCCCTGATATAGTATGGCGTGGTGCTATGAAAGAAGCAGGCTATGATTTGGAAAATGATGTAACTATACTTGAATTTAAAAAGCCAAGTGAAGTATTGGAAGCTGTTAAATCTGGTAATGCAGATATTGGTATAGGTACAAACTCAACATATTTACAATCTCTTGAAGCAGGTCTTAAAACAATAGCTTGGAGTAATGAGTTCTGGGATCCAGTTCATGTATGTTGTCGACCAGTTGCAAATACAACATGGATTAATGAAAATAGAGATACTGTAAAAGCATTTTTACGTTCATATATACGTGCTGAGAAAGTATTAAATGAAGATCCTGAATATGCAGTTAAATTAAATATGGAGTACCTTGAACTAGACGAAGAAAATGCAAGAACTATGCTTCTTGAAACAAATCAAGTTTTTGATACAGATCCTAAGAGTAATGGAATCCGCTATATGTGGAATCGTTTAATTGATATGGAATACATTGATCCAGCTGATATAGATGTAAATGACCATATTAATATTGAAATATATAAAGAAGCTTTAGATGAACTTACAGCTGAAAATCCAGAGGAGTCATTCTATAAGGAACTTCAAGACAAATTTGTAAATTATAATTCTGAAGCTTTAGATTAG
- a CDS encoding ABC transporter ATP-binding protein, translating into MHDITVENIRFSYGKEPILENINMKIEAGDFVCLLGQSGCGKSTFLRLMAGLSEPDLGTIYIGDKPLQGASLDRGVVFQDYSLFPWLTTGKNIVLSLQQKFKNDSKKELKKRALYYLKKVGLEGSAFDKYPNELSGGMRQRSAICRSFALDPPILLMDEPFGALDAVTRAKLQDLVLDLWRKDKENRKTVLFVTHDVDEALLLSTKIFVFGSSPSKIIYTHSFKEGEKIDRDSLFKNKEILELRNRLIHIINKDIEEKLTEGRS; encoded by the coding sequence ATGCATGACATTACAGTTGAAAATATTAGGTTTTCATATGGCAAGGAACCTATTCTTGAAAATATAAATATGAAAATAGAAGCCGGAGACTTTGTTTGTCTGTTAGGTCAATCTGGTTGCGGTAAAAGCACTTTTCTTAGATTGATGGCAGGATTATCAGAACCCGATTTAGGTACTATTTATATTGGAGACAAGCCATTACAAGGGGCAAGTCTGGATAGGGGTGTAGTTTTTCAAGATTATAGTTTATTTCCATGGCTAACTACAGGAAAAAATATTGTGCTTTCTTTACAGCAAAAGTTTAAGAATGATAGTAAGAAGGAATTAAAAAAACGTGCTCTCTATTATTTGAAAAAGGTAGGATTGGAAGGATCTGCATTTGATAAATATCCAAATGAACTTTCTGGAGGTATGCGTCAACGTTCTGCTATATGTAGATCCTTTGCCTTAGATCCTCCAATCTTACTTATGGACGAACCCTTTGGTGCTTTAGATGCCGTTACCCGTGCTAAATTACAGGACTTGGTATTAGATCTTTGGCGGAAGGACAAGGAGAACAGAAAAACTGTTTTATTTGTTACCCATGATGTTGATGAAGCCTTACTTCTATCTACAAAAATATTTGTTTTCGGTTCAAGTCCTAGCAAAATCATTTACACACATTCCTTTAAGGAAGGAGAAAAAATTGACCGAGACTCTTTGTTTAAAAATAAGGAAATCTTAGAATTACGAAACAGGCTTATCCACATTATAAATAAAGATATCGAAGAGAAATTAACTGAAGGGAGATCATAA
- a CDS encoding carboxymuconolactone decarboxylase family protein: protein MKSPREYLADFNNGMSSVATTNPEQLSAFGNFTNTVFKDGTIDLKKKELVAIGISVYSRCEYCIVGHAYNALKTGLTKEEIMEAAMVAIAFGGGPSLAYTVTLLKNSLEEFAKDFE from the coding sequence ATGAAAAGTCCTAGAGAATATTTAGCTGATTTCAATAATGGTATGTCAAGTGTTGCAACAACAAATCCAGAACAATTGTCTGCCTTTGGCAACTTTACAAATACTGTATTTAAAGATGGTACTATTGATTTAAAGAAAAAAGAATTAGTAGCTATTGGTATTTCCGTATATAGTAGATGTGAATATTGCATAGTTGGACATGCTTACAACGCTTTAAAAACAGGTTTAACTAAGGAAGAAATAATGGAAGCTGCAATGGTTGCAATTGCATTTGGTGGCGGTCCATCCCTTGCTTATACTGTAACCTTATTAAAGAATTCATTAGAAGAATTTGCTAAAGACTTCGAATAA
- a CDS encoding TIGR00266 family protein, with protein sequence MKYSIEGDYPVLRCVLNRGETIKTSAGAMSWMTDGFDIETASGGIMKGIARMFSGESMFFNLYTAKTDNQEIVFASSLPGTIRHIKMEGQTLIGQKSAYLASETSVEFQTVFTKKFSSGLLGGEGFILQRFSGYGDLFLEADGSLTEYNLNPGEAMLVDQGHVFLFEESVKYEIETIKGMKNVLFGGEGLFLVRLIGPGKVVLQSMPISNLAARIVPFVPSKG encoded by the coding sequence ATGAAATATTCAATAGAAGGAGATTATCCAGTACTTAGATGTGTACTTAATAGAGGAGAAACTATAAAAACTAGTGCAGGGGCTATGTCTTGGATGACAGATGGGTTTGATATTGAAACTGCATCAGGTGGTATCATGAAAGGTATAGCTAGAATGTTTTCTGGAGAGAGCATGTTTTTTAATCTTTATACGGCAAAAACTGATAATCAAGAAATTGTATTTGCTTCATCATTGCCAGGAACAATAAGACATATAAAAATGGAAGGTCAAACTTTAATAGGACAGAAATCAGCATATCTAGCTTCAGAAACTAGTGTTGAATTCCAGACTGTATTTACTAAAAAGTTTTCCTCAGGTTTGCTAGGAGGAGAAGGATTTATTTTACAAAGATTTTCAGGATATGGAGATTTATTCCTAGAAGCAGATGGATCTTTAACTGAATACAACTTAAACCCAGGTGAAGCAATGCTAGTAGATCAAGGACATGTATTCTTATTTGAAGAAAGTGTAAAGTATGAAATAGAAACAATTAAGGGAATGAAAAATGTTTTATTTGGAGGGGAAGGATTATTTCTTGTAAGATTAATAGGTCCCGGTAAAGTAGTTCTCCAATCAATGCCTATATCAAATTTAGCTGCAAGGATAGTGCCATTTGTACCTTCAAAGGGATAA
- a CDS encoding DNA-3-methyladenine glycosylase I, with product MEIKRCPWAKKDIDIEYHDNEWGKAVHDDNKLFEMIILEGMQAGLSWNTILNKREDMRLAFDNFNPEIIAKYDIAKKEQLLLNPNIIRNKAKINALVTNAQAFLRIQEDYGSFDSYIWRFVDDQPIINSWTEISQVPISTEISDAISKDLYARGFKFVGSIICYSFMQAIGMVNDHMVWCEQYKMNLG from the coding sequence ATGGAAATTAAAAGATGCCCTTGGGCAAAAAAAGATATAGATATTGAATATCATGATAATGAATGGGGAAAAGCTGTTCATGATGATAATAAATTATTTGAAATGATTATATTGGAAGGTATGCAGGCAGGACTCAGTTGGAATACAATTCTGAACAAGAGAGAGGATATGAGATTAGCCTTTGACAACTTTAATCCTGAAATAATCGCTAAATATGATATAGCGAAAAAGGAACAATTATTACTCAACCCAAATATTATTCGCAATAAAGCTAAGATAAATGCATTAGTTACCAATGCACAAGCATTCTTACGCATTCAGGAAGATTATGGCTCTTTTGATAGTTATATTTGGAGATTTGTTGATGACCAGCCAATAATAAATTCATGGACAGAAATATCTCAGGTGCCTATAAGTACAGAGATTTCTGATGCTATAAGTAAGGATTTATATGCTCGTGGATTTAAGTTTGTGGGTTCAATAATCTGCTATTCTTTTATGCAGGCCATAGGCATGGTTAATGATCATATGGTATGGTGTGAACAATATAAAATGAATTTGGGTTAG
- a CDS encoding nitroreductase family protein, with protein MLDLLMKRRSIRKYEDREIEKEALDKILQGALTSPSSKNRRPWELIVVDNKENLTKLGDSRGHASAPIKNAPLAIVIAADSQISEIWIEDSSIIATVIQLMAESLGIGSCWIQVRNRLTPQDESVEDYVKNVLNIPEKYNVECMISLGYPSEEKSPHNNEALPYAKIHYNKF; from the coding sequence ATGTTAGATTTACTTATGAAAAGAAGAAGTATTAGAAAATATGAGGATAGAGAAATAGAAAAAGAAGCACTAGATAAAATTTTGCAAGGAGCGCTCACCTCTCCTTCTTCTAAGAATAGAAGACCTTGGGAACTTATAGTAGTTGACAATAAGGAGAACTTAACAAAACTAGGTGACTCAAGAGGTCATGCTTCAGCTCCTATAAAAAATGCACCTTTAGCAATTGTTATAGCTGCTGACTCTCAAATTAGTGAGATTTGGATAGAGGATTCCTCCATTATAGCTACTGTTATTCAACTAATGGCAGAGTCCTTAGGTATTGGTTCTTGTTGGATTCAAGTAAGAAATCGACTTACTCCGCAAGATGAAAGTGTAGAGGATTATGTAAAAAATGTATTAAATATTCCTGAAAAATATAATGTTGAATGTATGATTTCCCTAGGTTATCCTTCAGAAGAAAAAAGTCCTCATAATAACGAAGCTCTTCCTTATGCCAAAATACATTATAATAAATTTTAA